The Pelodiscus sinensis isolate JC-2024 chromosome 30, ASM4963464v1, whole genome shotgun sequence genome has a window encoding:
- the LOC102446953 gene encoding olfactory receptor 10A4-like: MTYSLSEPGENQTISDGFILVGFSYLNELQILLFLLLLVTYPIALVGNLLVILLIILNSSLHTPMYFFLVNLSLLEICYTTNVTPQLLVHLLVEQKTISFVGCMVQMLVFTALALAECCLLAAMAYDRYVAICHPLHYTTIMNGRVCAMLLGVSWTIGLLAESAETTWLFSLPFCGSNRIPHFFCDIRPVEMMVCADVSKNEIVGLTVSALFIMGPFILIILSYILILSTILRLPSAEGRRKAFSTCSSHLIVVTLFYGTCLSTYLKPISSYTPESDHWISLIYTVVTPILNPIIYTLRNKEVHGAFRKTLRKSICSYTQRN, encoded by the coding sequence ATGACCTATTCTTTGAGTGAGCCTGGCGAGAACCAGACTATCTCCGATGGCTTCATCCTGGTGGGCTTTTCCTACCTTAACGAGCTGCAAATCcttctgtttctgctgcttctcGTCACCTACCCAATCGCACTGGTGGGGAACCTGCTTGTTATCCTCTTGATAATACTAAACTCCtctctccacacccccatgtatttcttcctggtgAACCTGTCTCTCTTGGAAATCTGCTACACCACCAATGTGACCCCTCAGCTGCTGGTTCACCTGCTGGTGGAGCAAAAGACCATCTCCTTTGTGGGCTGTATGGTCCAGATGTTGGTCTTCACTGCCCTGGCTCTCGCAGAATGCTGCCTCCTCGCAGCCATGGCCTACGATCGCTACGTAGCCATATGCCACCCCTTGCACTACACCACCATCATGAATGGCCGGGTGTGTGCAATGCTCCTGGGTGTTTCATGGACCATTGGCCTCTTGGCGGAATCAGCTGAGACCACgtggctcttcagcctgccctTCTGTGGCTCCAACCGCATCCCCCACTTCTTCTGTGACATCCGGCCGGTGGAAATGATGGTGTGTGCCGACGTATCGAAAAATGAAATCGTGGGTTTGACTGTGTCTGCGCTGTTCATCATGGGCCCTTTCATATTAATAATACTGTCCTACATCCTCATCCTCTCCACCATCCTCAGGCTGCCGTCGGCAGAGGGGAGgcgtaaagccttctccacctgctcctcccacctcattgtcgTGACTTTGTTCTATGGAACTTGCCTTTCAACTTATCTAAAACCCATATCCAGCTACACGCCAGAGAGTGATCATTGGATTTCCCTCATTTACACAGTTGTGACACCCATTTTGAACCCCATAATATACACGCTGAGGAACAAAGAGGTGCATGGCGCCTTCAGAAAAACTCTAAGGAAGAGCATCTGTTCCTACACCCAGAGAAATTAG